Within the Papaver somniferum cultivar HN1 unplaced genomic scaffold, ASM357369v1 unplaced-scaffold_132, whole genome shotgun sequence genome, the region ccAATTtgaaagccactagacttgacattccacaatttttccacacttggaataggatggattccaccataagacttgctctaacaaGCATAATAACACTAACAAGATTGTTTAACTCAACCTTTCTAAAATCTAGACCTCCTTCGGACTtccatccaatttttttttctctttttttgatAGGTTAATAAAGTGGTTAGTTAGTGGCCCCTTAATACTACTAACAATCACAAGGCGTATCTATTCCAAGGGAGGGGGCATGAAAACTATCAGGCCACTTGATGGTTCCATCTGAAAAGTTAAAGTTTCCTATCTATGAACTCACGATGTTGTAAACTGAATTTTGGTTGTCAAATGAATGTGGTATTATCGAGgggaaaaaaacaaagaaaaaagaaaataaaatgttttACTATTCTTCTTGTTTGATGTTTGTAAACCATCGATGTTGTCTCCACTGGTTTATGTGGAATCTGTATTCAGCGTCGGTTCCTTATATATCGATTTGACTTCTTTAGTTGTCTGCAATATAGATGCTAGTTATCCCTTATGATTTGTCTGGGGATTTCCAATTAATATTCAGTAGAAGCTTGTCAGTTTATGGATTACACTTTTGTTATAGGGAGGAGGGTTTTGGATCAAGGGAGTGGAAGACCCAGACTCAACTTAATGATTTATGAATGAGTTggatttaaataatttttggacCAAAACGACCTTTAAACTCATTTAACTACCAAGACTTACAGAATCTGAAAACCCAATTTCATTTATGATTCATCACCAAAACTATATCTTCACCAAAAATACAACAACGATGATGGGTGAATATTGAAGTTTGAGAACCATTTTCTAAGATAAGAGAATCTAATGAAATATTTTGTGAATCTCAATTTGTTTCAAATGTTCTCGAGTTTGTTGGAAACCAAATATCTCAAGTACCTAAATGAAAAAAATCAGTTTGATTTATACGTATAAAACCTTGATTCTTCCATACCAGTAGAAGAGAGATGAGACATTCGCGTTCACAACACGAAACATGAACACCAAATTTCTCCACCATGTAAATGATGGTGAAATGCAACATTTCACTGCCCCTTCAGTGATGGTGAAATAGAACTTTTCACTGCCATATTAGTGACGGTGATAGATGACATGTTAATGTCcatttttcttcctcttcttcttcttattccagTTTTCGTCGTTTAGTCTTACTAATATCTTAATTTGGATGCTGCTAATGTTGTTCTACTTGCGGCTCTCTCTAGTagtgaggattttttttttcgacGGGAAAGGTTATATTAAGAAGTAAAAGGAGTTGGACTAGCCAACTAAGTACACGAAACAGATAACGACTCTCAACAAACACTGAGAGACCGAAATACTGCTTCACAGCAACAAAAATGCAGACTAAAGCAATCAAAAAGAAAGAACAGCCCTCAACAACTCCTGATGATCGAAGCCTGCAACACATAACATACATCAAATTGGAAGAACAATGACTGCCAAACTGTTAACTACAAAACAGTGTCAATCTAAGCCGCGCCATTATGAGACCTGCTCACATAATCCATGATGTAGAAACTACAGACCCTGATGCCAGAAGTGAACCTGCTGTAATCCATGCACAAGCACCAACCTCAGAAGCATGCCCTTCCAAAATAGTTACAACataactaggaaaaacatcagGCTTTGACTGTGCAGTTAATGACGGACTTACGGTATAATCTCTTTAGTCATTAATTTCTAGTTCTAGTCTTTTACATGTAAAAATCTCTACCAAATTAGATTTGAATACTAAACCATTACCACTTTTAGTAGCTATAGATACATTTACGTTATATTTTTAGTCATTAATTTCTTATCCaacaaaaatcatagcattcacAATCAAGAATGATTTCTTCTACTGTTTCTCACAACTGCTTTGTAACATTATCTTCACAACTGGTTGGTTCTCGTTCGCTCTGGAGAAAGAGGCATCTAAATTTCACGTTCACCAGGGTCAACGAGACAAGTTTGCTTCCatgattttttttaaattctGGTTGACCCTGGATAGCGTGATACACGTTGGTTTCTCGTTTTCTATAGccaaagagaaaaaaatacaTGGAGTTTCTACTGAATTGTTGAAATCAATTTTTCTGCACGATGTTGTTGCTTAATGGGTATTCTCTAAGGTTGTAGCTCTCAAGAAACTCTTACATGGTTACTACTAAACCTTAACCTTAAGGAATTTACGATATGAACTTATGTGGTATAATAGTAAAATTTGAAGGTTTTGCTGCATGATGATTATGATTATCAGATAACAAGATAAACCTTGAATAACACCCGAAGGTGATTTGGCTGAAAGTATTCAAtagattttgaaaaatatattaacGTTTTTGTTGTTCACGGTTGGAGTTGGGAttgggaggaagaagatggaaaTTATGTTCGAAAAAACTGTGTGATAATCGAGGATAATTTTGTCCGGTTCGGTAGATATTTTAGACTCGTTTCAATTTGATGAGTTGATTATGATTTTTCCCCTCACTTGATCCAAATTTCCCCTCCCTATAACAAAACTGATGGATTAACGAGTTTACTTTGTTATGGGTCTTGTAGCGTGGCTCTCTTGAGCGAGTTTTCGTTTAATGGAATATGTCCCTtttgttcaaaaataaaaataaaatgttttactAGATTCCAATCATGACCGTTGGCTTACACATGAACATACGCAATTCCCTTGAGACATAAATCCGGCTTTACCGTATGAATTCTTAATCATAGATACCTTGACTTTCATTACATATGTGAATAAAAATGCATATTTTAATGGAAAGGGGTTGGGGTTTTTGATTCTCTTCACGTGAAAGGCGGTTTTTCTTGTTCTCCTCTCCTACATTTATCTTGTTCTCCTCCTCCCTCCCGGGCCACTTAGGGTTttaatttaataataaaaaaaaaaactttgctgATCCTTCGTTATCACTCCCTCTATCTCACTCAATGGATTTCATCATTTTCTAACAAATTCACATTCTGTTCTGATCAgcaccaaattgattttcattttCGTTCGTAGTTTTTTTGAATTGATTGGGTAATTTCCGCTCCATTTATTCATCTTCGTTTCTTCATGAAAAGAGTGGATTCTGATTGATTTTGTTTGTCTTCGGATGGGTGAGAATAGGAGATACATTCTCAATCAACATTTAGgtcagttttttcttttttttctttgttccttgCAGATTTTGAGTAATGAGATTTTCGCAATTTGACGTCACATTGATCATTTGTGCTTTGTTGGCTTTTAGATTATAAAACAACTGTCGATGAATTGTTTATTTTCCTGATGGAGTCTACATGAATGTATGACATGTACTTACATTGAATGATTTGTGGCTGTTTTATATGCAAAATTAACCTCAGGTTATTTGTTCTGCTTGTAATGGAAGAGTATGAGGAGTTACTTGTGACtatgtgttttcttttttcttttatttttggatgtGATAGATATATCACAGATATTGGCAGAAGCAAAACTGCGTTGGCTACGACCAAATGAAGTTTGTGAAATTCTTCGCAACTATCAAAGGTTTATTATAACGCCGGATCCACCTTACAAGCCCTCAGGTTTGTTGTTTAATACTAGTTTATTCAAGTATGATAAGAAACTACTGgatcatgttcttgttttgaaGGCAACATTTGCTTAAACTGTCAAATGTGCTTGGTTTTTCTATGGTTTAGTTATTGGTACATGAGCACTCCAGTGTTGGGACATGTGTCTACATTGATGtgacacttttttttttgtgtaggtGGTTCTTTGTTCTTGTTTGATAGAAAAGTGCTTCGGTATTTTCGTAAGGATGGTCATAAttggaggaagaagaaagatggCAAGACTGTACGAGAAGCTCATGAAAAACTAAAGGTGTCATGTAGTTTCTTCAatgttgttgattttttttctttccacaAGTTGCATTGAACACAAATGATATCTTGTGTTTCTTAAGGATGTCCAAGCTGATTTTCCCATCTTGAAGAGCTATAAATGTATTTTTGTAACAGTGGATTTGGTTTTACATCGAAAGCCCCTCATTTATATGGCCCTTGTACTTTAAAGGTTAGATAATTTGGGAATGTTCTGGTGATCACTggaacttaaagaactcccttTTTCCTTATCCTCCTTTTAAACTACCAGCTTTGGTTGTGTATAAAGCAGAATCTGTTCTGTATACATCTCTGTTAAATATTGTAGGTGTTGTTTCTTTTGCACGTACCCTCTGAACTATATCGTTGCATGTCGTTTTTAGGCTGGCAGCGTGGATGTTCTTCATTGTTATTATGCCCATGGTGAGGACAATGAGAACTTTCAAAGACGGTGTTATTGGATGCTTGACACGTGAGTGTTGCTTTTTCTCCTATAGTTTCTGCTTTCGAAATTGTATATAATATGATAATGCAGATTATTGGTCTTCTGCTGCTCTGCATGAAATAATTGAATCATGGTACTTAAATAAAAGATGAGAACTCCTTGCGTATTACTAAGAAAATGTTTATCATAGTAATTTCTTTTTCACTTGATAGATGCTATCTCTGCAAGAAGATAGGGACTCTATTTCTAACACACTGCTGTGTTAGAGGGACTCTATTTCTAACGCACTGCTGTATTACAGTTGATGTGGATGCTTCTAGGTTTTGTCTTTAATGTTGCCACTACTATATGAGTGACTCAGTTTTGCTTTTCTTGCTCAATATTTTGCTTTTTATCTTTAGTACATATCTCATCCGTGCTTTCCGATTTTGTTGGTTTCAGGCAGTTGGAGCACATTGTTCTTGTGCATTATAGAGAAATAAAAGAGGTATAGATTTTGTAACATATAGAACTATACATGTCCTGTCTTGGTTCTTCATTCAATTCCTAAAGGTGTTTAGAGTTCGAAAACAAAATTGTCAGCAAGGGCCTTCTGTTCAATCTATGCTCAACAAGTTTATCATAATTCTGAATTTCTCCCTGGAATTTTGTACAATGTTGTATGGAACTACAGGGTGGtgtattttctttttcaattagCTAGAAAGATAGGAGTGAGTAAACAAATAAAAAGGGGAAAAAGTGTTAACTAACTTTTGTACCTCCAGGGGAACAGGTCCGGAATCTCCCATTTGGTAAATGCAGATTTAGGGGCACCTGCTGGAACTGCTCGTGCTTATCCTGCACCTTCTGCACAAGTGGACTCGACTGGTCGTACAATCCAGGCTTCTTATGCTTCTAGTCCAAGTACAGCCGAATGGAATGGACAGACACGATCTTCTGAATTCGAGGATGTGGATTCCTGGACTGATCAGGAAACCCCTTCGTCTTCAAGGGCCATGTCCTGTTCCAGATCTCAGAATTCTTCTTTACATTCTTCTGATATTGCAGGTAAGAGTATACTAGACTGCCTGAGTGCCTTGCTACCCTTTATGTAATATCCAGTTTTCTGGTTATCTCCGGTTCTGTTAGATACTGGGCCTGTGTTGAATGTTTCTCCCATCACCAGCTGCCTCTGCTGCTTTTCAGGATTCCCAGTGGTGTCAAGGAGCTCTCACGGTGCAGGGTTTCGTGGAGGTATTTTTGATCATGATAATTCTCATTCCTTGTGTCCTGAAGCTCACTGCTCCATTAGAAACATTAGTTGCATGCCCGACGAGAGGATTCCTTTCAACCAGCCTGAAAGAACTGAAGCTGTGAGTAGACTGACAGCGGCAGCATTGGAAACATGTAGTCTTGTCAAAGATGAGCTTGGGGATGCAAATATGGTGCTTCCTGACACACACTTTCATACATTAAGGAGAGGCTCGGAAACACCAGTTCAGGTTTTTAACTTTTTTTCTACCAATACAGTTCTCTTGCTTTCTTATACCaatcaaaagaaaaagttaaactTAAAAATGAAAACAGAGAAGTGAATTGCGAGTTTGTGCAGGTTGCGTCTGTAAGTGCATGCACATCTGCCAGTTATGTCCATGTCTGTTTTGTAAGACCAGTGAATTCTGGCACTTCTTTGTATATTTGTTGTTTTTTAAGTGGATTTGTAGCAACTTATGCTAAACCTATGGCATGATCATCAATTAAATTTGATCAGTTTGTATCCTGCAGGAATGTCCGAGTAATAAGGATGGTCAAACACGCTATTTGATCTCAAATAACTTGGCCGTTGGGGGAGCAGCAGCCCATATATTTCAGTTCTCACAAGACCACAATTTCCAGTTATTACATCCCCACTTTCAGAATAAACCCGGAGCACCTATGCTGGACAATGATAATGACATACCCCTTGTTGAAAAGGCAACTTTAGAAAATGAATCACATAAAAATGGTGAAGCAAGAGAGCTAAAGAAGCTTGACAGCTTCGGAAGATGGATGAATGAGGAAATAGGTGTAGACTGTGAAGACTCCTTGATGGCTTCGGACTCTGGCAATTACTGGAATACACTTGATACTCAGAAAGACGACAAGGAAGTTTCCAGTCTATCACGACATATGCAGTTGGATATTGATTCACTGAGTCCTTCTCTTTCCCATGATCAACTTTTCAGTATTCGTGATTTCTCACCAGATTGGGCTTACTCTGGGGTTGAAACAAAGGTGTGTATTTTTTATAGAAAAGTTCTCAGTCATGCCTAGTCATCACATGCACTGAATTGTTATAATTACAATTAACTGTTATTGTTTATTATTATGTGGGATTGGAATCTTAACTGATTGCATTTGTTGTGACTTTCTTTTTTCCTGATCCCTTCTTCCTTAGGTATTAATAACTGGTTCATTTCTAAGAGATCAAAAACATCTTAGTAGCAAAAAGTGGTGCTGCATGTTCGGTGAAGTTGAGGTTCCTGCTGAAATTTTAACTGATACTGTACTTCGATGCCAAGCCCCTGTACATTCTCTAGGACGTGTTCCATTCTACATCACGTGTAGTAACAGGTTGGCATGCAGCGAGGTGCGGGAGTTTAAGTATCGCGAAAATGCATCCGAGCCAAGTCCACTAGCTGTTAAAATTGAAGGGGAAGAGGAAGCAGCTATCCAAGTACGCATGGCAAAGATGCTGTATCTTGGGTTAGACAGGGAACTGTTGAATTGCTCTGTTCAGAACTGTGACAAATGTGCCCTCAggaatgttttttcttcttttggaagtgatgaagaaaaAGAGTGGGGGGAAATTGAGGAAGCTTCAGTTTCTGGAAACCATAAAAATCCTAAAGATGCACTGATTGAAAAATTGTTGAAGGATAGATTGTATGAGTGGCTTGTCAGTAAGATTCATGAAGGGGGCAGAGGAGCCAATGTGTGGGATGCTAAAGGCCAGGGAGTTATCCACTTGGCAGCATCTTTAGGTTACGGATGGGCAATGGCTGCCATAGTTGCGGCTCGAGTCAGTCCCAACTTTAGAGATGCTCAAGGAAGAACGGGACTTCACTGGGCTGCGCATTATGGGAGGTTAGATTGCAACTCCATAAATCGTTATATTCTCTGTGGATAAGTTTTCCACTGAGAATTTTATATTTACTGAAGCtgtatataatttctttttgttcatgctGATGTAACTCTTGAGTCCATGATAACACATTACTCATGCTTCTTGCTCAGAGAGGAAACAGTTGTTGCCCTTGTGAAACTGGGTGCAGCCCCTGGTGCAGTGGAGGATCCAACATCAAAATTTCCTGGAGGACGAACTGCTGCTGATTTAGCATCTAGTAGAGGGCATAAAGGGATTGCTGGGTATTTAGCTGAGGCGGATTTGACTAGTCATCTCTCTTTAATGACTATCAAGGAAAGTGTCATTGACAGTGTTGCTGCATCAATTGCTGCTGAAAAGGCTATCGAGACTGTAGAGGAGCAGAGCATTGCTCCAGATCAGAGCAAAGAGGGTCTGTTCTCTATGAAGAGTTCCCGAGAGGCTGTTAAGAAATCTGCCCAAGCTGCTGATTTAATCAAAGCCGCTTTTGCTCGTTCTTTCCATCACAAAAAGGAGTTTGTGAAGATCAAGGATGAAATATCTGAAATTCCAGCCGACATAGTTACCGTGGCCTCTTTTACTAACAAGGTCTCGAGTATGAATCACTTCACTGATTATCTGCATTCTGCATCTGCTGCTTTAAAAATTCAGCACAAATATCGTGGTTGGAAGGCACGGAAGGATTTCTTAAAAATACGCAACCGCATCGTAAAAATTCAGGTAAGCATTCGTTGAACTCTGTATATCATGTATGTAAGTGTAAAACTGATGACAGCACCTTAAGGATGTTGATGTATTGTTTGATTTATTTTACATCAGGCAGTTGTTAGGGGACATCAAGCTCGGACATATTATAAAAAGGTACTCTGGTCTGTTGGTATTGTTGAGAAGGTTATATTACGTTGGAGGCGCAAAGGACCTGGGTTGCGAGGGTTTTGTGCTGATAAATCAATTGGAAACACCCTACCTGTACCTGACAATGAAAAGATTGATGAGTATGATTTTTTGAGGGAAGGTCGGAAACAGAAAGTTGCTGGTGTAGAGAAAGCTCTAGCAAGGGTTCAATCCATGGCTCGTTACCCAGAATCTCGTGATCAGTACATGCGATTGAAAAGTTCAGAAAAAGGTATAGAGAATGAAAATATTACTGCAGTTACTAACCATGACTGATTAACGCTTCTAATATGTTCCatttattttgaaaaaaagaatGCAAAATGTATATGTTTCTAATTTTGGagtaggttgttttccacgtgAAAGCTACAAGTTGTAGCTGGAATGTGGTCTTAGGAAGTCTATGCGGATCTAATGATAGGACCGCTGTCTGGTCGTTGCAATTGTCATGAAAATTAAATGCAAAACTAGCAAAATCGTCTGGTGATGAGGTTATAACTAACTTGTAAATGTTCACATCCTCGGCCCAAATCAGTGCACGTtgcatttattttcttttcttttggttgGTTTTTGAAAAAAAGTGTCTAGATTATTTCGGATTCATTTTCCTACCATCTGCCGGAATGTATGTTAGTTAAATGCATTTATTGAAAGCTGAGGAGTTGTAAAAAAAATTGAACCAAGGAGAAAACAACAATGTTCACATTTTCTTTTACGATGACATTAGATAGCAAAATGCTCCCATAACCAATATAAGCATGTGATAGAATTCTCTTTGAGTGCGTTTCGATGCTCCATCAGTTGTGATGCCGCCAGCTGAGACACAAACAAGTAAAAACATCAGTAAAGAGAAACTGTGAACTGGCGGCACAAAAAAGGTAGATAATGCACTTGTAAAGAAGAAGAGTTGATCCTCACCACATTCTCTAGTTGAGTTCGACGAGCCTTCACAAGCACAGTTCGGAATCTCGGTCTCAGTATCGAATCCACAAGTCCCACCTGTTCGTTGGCAGCGATCACAACCAGCATTCGGGACCATGTAAGAAAGCTTAATTCCATAAGACCAATCCAATGGTCCTACACCCTCGAGTTCATCCGTGTTATAGGTGGTGGTGTAATGCGAACAATCGAGTATGTTCATGCTCATCAACTTCACAGTGTTATAATTTGTGTAACAGCAAGACGAGTAACCAGTGGTCACCGTTCCATTAGGTGAAAGTGGATGAAAAAGCCTAAAAGAAGTACAAGAATTATATAGCTCATCACATGAGTGACCCGAGAAGTTGAAGCAGAGCGAACGGTAATGGTTGAGAACAGGGGAATCAATCGAACAATTTAGAAGAATAAAAATGGTGTCTGCTGTTGGCGGCATCACAACAGATTGTATCTCAGTCATGATAAAATCATGGTGTGGTTGCAATGTACTACATGTTGACATACTTGGATCAAACACCACCATGGTTTGTTTTTCATAATCGATTGATTGTACTTTATAGCTACCTGAAGGGGTTAAGAAGAATAGATCTCCACTGCAGTTCAGCATTTTCCGATACTGGGGTGCACCACAACCATCGTCAATGGAGAATGGATAATTAACATTGATTCCTCCACAAATGTTCCGGCAGAATGAGAGTGCACAACAAACTGGCTCGATAAAGTGCAAAATAGTGATGATGGTCGTCAAGATACCCAATAAGCTCAGTGATTTTGAGGATTTCATTTTCATGTTTTGCTTCTCACAAGAACGAAGTCTGAAAAATGGGTGAAGAGTTCCCAGCATATACAAAGTTGGATAAAGTAAACGAACGGTAACATTTCCGTAATTTTCTCCCCATGTTGGGACCTTGAGCCCTTTTCTGGGACATCTTTTATCTTGGTAATCATTGATATGATGCATTTCTGCTCAAGTTTGAAAAAATGGCTCACTTTTTTCTACATAAAACATTTTTTAAAGTTGAGAACCTTTGCGAGAACCAATGAGGTGCGCAAAAGATGCAACTTCTGAAAATGTAGGGAGGGAAAATGGCATTGTGAACTGGCATTAAGAACTGTTCGTGCAGTGAGTGGCCCATTTTCCATGAACAGACAGTCTCCTAGCCTCACCTAAGAGCATCCACactgggcgagtataaccaaatttatgggatgagatcctaacacagtgggacggagtaaagatcaaatttggaccaaagatcaaattccagaccaaaaatggtcgcgaccaaatcccaaattctaatatagtcgggcgtaaatttaaattaCGCTttatgctgggcgtaaatttaaagtacgcttgttaacgggcggagatttaaattacgtccgatgaaattttaattaaataaaaaaaaaaaggaatgaggcggacttttaaagtccgcctgttaaaatttgcaaagaatggggcggactttaaaagtccgcccgaTGGAATtttaatgaggcggacttttaaagtccccctgttaaaatttacaaaggatggggcggacttttaaagtccggctgatggaattttaatggggcggacttttaaagtccgcctgacaaaattttaatcatgtaccgttgcgtcacaccacggactaaacccaaattttggtcttttttttgatctttgatcgttggttttgatcgcaccactgcagttgacTAGCTCCTTTTGGGAGAACCATCAAGGAAAAGAAGTAAGTAACAGCAACCATTAAGTAAAAAGCTAACATTCATAATTATAAAACACAGATTAGACAGCAACATTTGCAGTTAACTACATACTACTAATAGACACCATAAGTACAGACCGAACATTAAACTTAACCGCCCCTTAATCCAAAATAACAAAAGCAGTAGTAACAGTGCGACTACTTTCTTTCTTCATCATACATTAGTGAAACGAAGATATtctttctttgatggaagatcctTGGTTTCAAAACCCTGAGGGAACATCTTCTTGGCTTCATCATTAGTAACACTTGGAGATATCACCACGGGATCACCCTGTTTCCAGTTCACCGGAGTTGCCACCTTGTTCTTTGCTGCCTTCTGAAGTGAATCCAAAACCCTGACAATCTCATCCATGTTTCTTCCAGTTGTAGCGGGATACAAGAAGCTTAGCTTGACCTTCTTGTCAGTTCCAACAATGTGTAGTGCCCTTGATGGCGTTGGAAATCCATTCGGATCTTTTTCATCTGGATCAACCATGTTCAACTGCTTCATGATATCTCTGTTTGGGTCTGCTATGATTGGGTAGTTCACCTTGCAACCAGGCTGCATTTCGTTGATCAGCAAATAGTTAGAAATACACATTTCAAACACAGTTGAGACACTTTTCTTTGAAGTAAAATATGTGAATGGACAATAAAATTACAAAATATACCGTGTAAGCTTCAATGTCTTTGATCCATTCACTGTGACACTGAACATCATCACACGAAAGTCCTAAAAGTTTGGCACCTCTTTTCTCAAATTCACCAGAGTATGCAGCCATTTGACCTAACTCTGTTGTGCAGACAGGTGTGAAGTCCCCTGCATTGAGCGCCCAAACAGATATATTAGTCCACTACCACAAAAACATTCAAACTTAGCATAACAAACAACCAAgtacatgataaaaaaaaatgcttTACCAGGGTGAGAAAATAAGATGGTCCACTGGTTTCCAATGAAGTCATGAAGCTTGAATTTTCCATGAGTAGTTTCAACTTCCAAGTTAGGAATTTCATCTCCGATTGTCAGTCCAGGCATCTTGAATTCTTCTTGATCACTAATTAACTAAAAGCAAGAGTTACTTCGAAATCTCTGACTACTCAAATGCAGAAACTAACACTTGTTCTTTGAATGAGAAAGTGAGCGGTTCTTATATAGGGTAAGAAGTTAAGTGGGGGTTAAAGAAAGTGGTAGTGGCAGATCAGATAAGTATGCATGGAGAAAACGTGGCACAGTTATAGGCTTACTGGGTGTGAGCAGTTGCAACCTGCAAGACATGCATGTCAATAGCGTACATACACAGAGCTTATATCTGCACGTGGATAATCTTccaggggttagtcgtgggagagttcgagagattttaatgtatttaggttttctcctgttagtcctgagggagtttgagggagtctttccaaatctccgttagtcgtgggggagtttagaggagtcttcTAAACTcgctagaaaacacctgttagtcgctggggagtttaaaaaaagctcttgaactcctgttagtcataaaaccctacaatactagggagttggttgctttggggagttcgaaggagtttttagtgtattttgatccacaacaaatctctcaaaagagtagagatatgggaaggagtttggtgcgtagaaaaccataggagaaagaagaggaaacgtttttttccaggtatgttttttttcttctttgatctccatgattgtttataatagtttgatttgtgtactattttgattgtttttcatatctttgatctccatgattgtttattttgattgtgtgtatagttttgttttgtgggtactctctgtctgtcaaaaccctaatttgtggttcaaaagatcttggtaagaaattgcatgatttgattataatgatatctttaaattcaaccgttggaatatgatgaaatttgagtatgtcgtagtttaccttgttatagaagtacagtaaaattttcacgcggatcaggtcacgttggctactgcaaagcttgcacaatatatgactatggtctgctgagtttaaatcccgaatagggggactgattcctatttatctcattctccgcttatcggacaaagctgaaattttagtatgatgtttttatatctgaaggtttcctactgtagaaatttcatgaagttctgatcactttaggtacaccaaagtgtgagaaatccggaactgaattctgtatgcacgtattgaaagtagtcaggttctgagtaatgtatctttttaatgaaccgttggaatgctatgatttttgagtgtgttgtgtaatattgagttgtaagtgtaccataaaaatttaaagaggatcggtaagtattagtactgcaaagattggacaatctgaaactgtgtttcggtgaaacagaattcctttacagctatcttcataatttgttatgtcatcatgcattaattggcttgctacttcgcatgggtgtcattgagaatcactatcacttgttaagtcatcttatttaggcACATACTTATCttttattctatatgccaaagttcaatacag harbors:
- the LOC113333033 gene encoding uncharacterized protein LOC113333033 — protein: MLGTLHPFFRLRSCEKQNMKMKSSKSLSLLGILTTIITILHFIEPVCCALSFCRNICGGINVNYPFSIDDGCGAPQYRKMLNCSGDLFFLTPSGSYKVQSIDYEKQTMVVFDPSMSTCSTLQPHHDFIMTEIQSVVMPPTADTIFILLNCSIDSPVLNHYRSLCFNFSGHSCDELYNSCTSFRLFHPLSPNGTVTTGYSSCCYTNYNTVKLMSMNILDCSHYTTTYNTDELEGVGPLDWSYGIKLSYMVPNAGCDRCQRTGGTCGFDTETEIPNCACEGSSNSTRECAGGITTDGASKRTQREFYHMLILVMGAFCYLMSS
- the LOC113332656 gene encoding 1-Cys peroxiredoxin-like — translated: MPGLTIGDEIPNLEVETTHGKFKLHDFIGNQWTILFSHPGDFTPVCTTELGQMAAYSGEFEKRGAKLLGLSCDDVQCHSEWIKDIEAYTPGCKVNYPIIADPNRDIMKQLNMVDPDEKDPNGFPTPSRALHIVGTDKKVKLSFLYPATTGRNMDEIVRVLDSLQKAAKNKVATPVNWKQGDPVVISPSVTNDEAKKMFPQGFETKDLPSKKEYLRFTNV